GCACGGTCGGCCAGGCCAGCGCCTTCGCGCAGCACGCCGAAGTTGTTGGTCAGCGCGTGGTTCTGGTCGCCCAGGAACGCGTACTTGAGCTTGCCGATCGTCTCGGACGTGTCGTGCCAGGCCTTGTGGCTGAAGTGCGTGTCGGTCGAGACGCCGTACACTTCCACGCCGAGGCCCTGCAGGGTCTCATACTGCTCGCCGAGGTCTTCGAGCTCGGTAGGGCAGACGAAGGTGAAGTCAGCGGGGTAGAAGAAGAACACGGCCCACTTGCCTTCGATGTCCTTCTCGGTGACGTCGAAGAAGTCCTTGCCGGCCTGGAACGCGGTGTTCTTGAACGGCTTGATGGTGCTGCCGACGATACCCATGGAACATATTCTCCTGCTTGGTTGGACTGTCCGAGGCAGGAGATAGGATGCCGATGTGATGGTTGGTAGCCGGAAGGTTCGATTGGCTTGATCGGTCTGGGCGATCACCGGGCGGTGGGGTGAGTGGCTGGGGCGATCAGTTGAGAAGGCGCGGGATCTCCGGCCAGCAGCTGAGCGTATCCGGTGCTGGTACGCTGCCCGACCCCAGCGCACAGCCGATATCAACAGGCCTGTT
The Novosphingobium sp. 9U DNA segment above includes these coding regions:
- the ahpC gene encoding alkyl hydroperoxide reductase subunit C, whose protein sequence is MGIVGSTIKPFKNTAFQAGKDFFDVTEKDIEGKWAVFFFYPADFTFVCPTELEDLGEQYETLQGLGVEVYGVSTDTHFSHKAWHDTSETIGKLKYAFLGDQNHALTNNFGVLREGAGLADRATFVVDPDGVIQLVEITPEGVGRNATELVRKIKAAKYWREHPGQVCPAKWEEGSETLAPSLDLVGKI